In the Vicia villosa cultivar HV-30 ecotype Madison, WI unplaced genomic scaffold, Vvil1.0 ctg.002084F_1_1, whole genome shotgun sequence genome, one interval contains:
- the LOC131637783 gene encoding serine/threonine-protein kinase RHS3-like yields the protein MPDFPKMDHNISEERFDKRMNTRSCPNSGNTSPTRNKKLNQEKKDAYTNEYSANEATRPMDQGSKTDAKFANKTKPQKEKKDAYTNEYSANEATRPMDQGSKTDVKFANKTKPQKLSPPNQNISDAFSRQSPKGSRMPSNSEPATSLVTGVSKGMSNHTKNNSQGGMPGSGTSSRSDSLESTSSNIRPHTGGDVRWDAVNMVLKSGPLNLSHFRLLKRIGYGDIGSVYLVELKGTDAHFAMKVMDKAALISRNKLLRSQTEREILGLLDHPFLPTLYSYFETDKFYCLVMEYCSGGDLHSLRQKQPNKCFSEEAARFYASEVLLALEYLHMLGIVYRDLKPENLLVRDEGHIMLSDFDLSLRCSVSPTLVKSSSTHAANGSGSDSGGIFNDDQAVQGAAQTSSSFFPRILPKKNRKAKSDFGLLANGNRLPELMAEPTNVRSMSFVGTHEYLAPEIIKGEGHGSAVDWWTFGIFLYELLHGATPFKGSGYKATLFNVVGQPLRFPDNPQTSQVAKDLIRGLLIKEPQKRIAYKRGATEIKQHPFFEGVNWALVRSAMPPHIPDVIDFSKYARKETGPPPVDKKLPDVTGDKKSKNSTDNSYVDFEYF from the exons ATGCCTGATTTTCCTAAG ATGGATCACAATATATCCGAAGAACGTTTTGACAAACGTATGAATACTCGTAGTTGTCCGAATTCAGGAAACACTTCACCAACTCGTAACAAAAAGTTGAATCAAGAGAAAAAAGATGCATACACAAATGAATATTCTGCAAACGAAGCTACTAGGCCTATGGACCAAGGTTCTAAAACTGATGcgaaatttgcaaacaaaacaaaaccgcagaaagaaaaaaaagatgcatACACAAATGAATATTCTGCAAATGAAGCTACTAGACCTATGGACCAAGGTTCTAAGACTGATGTGAAATTCGCAAACAAAACGAAACCGCAGAAACTAAGTCCTCCGAACCAAAACATTTCTGATGCTTTTTCAAGACAAAGTCCAAAGGGGTCGAGGATGCCTTCGAACTCTGAGCCTGCAACTTCATTAGTAACAGGAGTTTCAAAGGGTATGTCTAATCATACAAAGAATAATAGTCAAGGTGGCATGCCCGGAAGTGGAACTAGCTCACGAAGCGACAGTTTGGAGAGCACGAGTTCAAACATTAGGCCACATACTGGTGGTGATGTGAGATGGGATGCAGTTAACATGGTTTTGAAAAGTGGTCCTTTGAATCTTAGCCATTTTCGGCTTCTTAAGCGTATCGGTTACGGTGACATTGGAAGTGTTTATCTTGTGGAACTTAAAGGGACTGATGCTCATTTTGCTATGAAAGTAATGGACAAGGCTGCTCTTATAAGTAGAAACAAGCTTCTTAGATCACAAACTGAAAGGGAGATTCTTGGACTTCTTGATCACCCTTTTTTGCCTACTTTGTATTCTTACTTTGAAACTGATAAGTTTTATTGTCTCGTTATGGAGTACTGTAGTGGTGGCGATCTTCATTCGCTTCGACAGAAACAGCCTAATAAGTGTTTCTCCGAAGAAGCTGCAAG GTTCTATGCTTCAGAAGTTTTGTTAGCTCTCGAGTATCTGCACATGCTCGGCATTGTATACCGAGACTTAAAGCCGGAGAATCTATTAGTCAGAGACGAAGGTCACATCATGCTCTCTGATTTCGACTTATCGCTCCGCTGCTCCGTCAGTCCGACGCTAGTCAAGTCATCCTCCACTCACGCAGCAAACGGAAGCGGAAGCGATTCCGGAGGCATATTCAACGACGACCAAGCAGTGCAAGGCGCTGCTCAGACATCATCGAGCTTCTTCCCGCGAATCTTGCCCAAGAAAAATCGTAAGGCAAAATCCGACTTCGGCCTATTAGCCAACGGGAACCGCCTTCCCGAGCTAATGGCCGAACCAACCAACGTTAGATCAATGTCATTCGTAGGAACACACGAGTATCTCGCGCCGGAAATCATCAAAGGCGAAGGACACGGCAGTGCAGTAGACTGGTGGACATTCGGAATCTTCTTGTACGAGTTACTGCACGGCGCAACGCCTTTCAAAGGCTCGGGATACAAAGCGACGCTTTTCAACGTTGTTGGCCAGCCGTTACGGTTTCCGGATAATCCTCAAACAAGTCAAGTGGCTAAGGATCTTATCAGAGGATTGCTGATCAAGGAACCTCAGAAGAGAATTGCATATAAAAGAGGAGCAACAGAGATAAAACAGCATCCATTTTTTGAAGGAGTGAATTGGGCACTAGTTAGAAGTGCAATGCCACCACATATACCAGATGTTATAGACTTTTCAAAGTATGCTAGAAAGGAAACAGGACCACCACCAGTTGATAAGAAGTTGCCAGATGTTACTGGtgataaaaaaagtaaaaattcaACTGATAATTCTTATGTAGATTTTGAGTATTTTTAG
- the LOC131637785 gene encoding mediator of RNA polymerase II transcription subunit 22a-like, producing the protein MNKGGPGGSGPTTAAAAAAAQKQKTLLQRVEGDIANIVDNFSQLVNVARVNDPPVRNSQEAFMMEMRAARMVQAADSLLKLVSELKQTAIFSGFASLNDHVEQRKVEFNQLAEKTDHTLSRIGEEAAASLKELESHYSSSAQKTIQDIQQP; encoded by the exons ATGAACAAAGGTGGACCAGGCGGCAGTGGGCCCACTACGGCAGCGGCTGCAGCTGCGGCTCAGAAGCAGAAGACATTGTTGCAGAGAGTGGAAGGTGATATTGCCAACATTGTTGACAATTTCAGCCAACTTGTCAATGTTGCCAGG GTAAATGATCCACCTGTTAGGAATTCACAAGAGGCTTTTATGATGGAAATGCGAGCTGCTAGGATG GTCCAAGCTGCTGACTCTCTACTTAAATTGGTGTCAGAGCTGAAGCAGACTGCAATATTTTCAGGATTTGCTTCTCTTAATGACCATGTAGAACAAAGAAAGGTTGAGTTTAACCAACTGGCAGAAAAAACAGACCACACACTGTCTAGGATTGGAGAGGAAGCTGCAGCTAGCCTTAAAGAACTCGAATCCCATTATTCTTCTTCTGCGCAAAAGACTATTCAAGATATACAACAACCATAA
- the LOC131637784 gene encoding uncharacterized protein LOC131637784 isoform X2, translating into MWESCRWAWYLYLCQRHVLCEKQGKINEAYKKLQDGWLSNGDKVPPKEFAKAACKSFPDDQEAPKAINLLYDSTLVWSGLRPDNPAQLGGKIYEMMDKWSS; encoded by the exons ATGTGGGAAAGCTGCAGATGGGCTTGGTACTTGTACCTATGTCAAAG GCATGTCTTATGTGAGAAACAAGGTAAGATTAATGAAGCCTACAAGAAGTTGCAGGATGGTTGGCTTAGCAACGGAGATAAGGTTCCTCCGAAAGAATTTGCAAAG GCTGCTTGTAAATCTTTTCCTGATGATCAAGAGGCCCCCAAAGCTATTAATCTTTTGTATGATTCAACTTTGGTTTGGAGTGGATTAAGG CCTGATAATCCAGCACAACTTGGAGGGAAGATATACGAGATGATGGATAAATGGTCATCTTGA
- the LOC131637784 gene encoding uncharacterized protein LOC131637784 isoform X1 produces the protein MGKDTKARGKGKGKQAASGSDENASKGKGECGKAADGLGTCTYVKGMSYVRNKVRLMKPTRSCRMVGLATEIRFLRKNLQSTVVKTCCSRLMKSQTMGDATSFEFMRSRSEFEINHEHPIIKNSKCMNLFFSYVLSLML, from the exons ATGGGAAAAGACACAAAGGCGAGAGGGAAGGGTAAGGGAAAGCAGGCTGCAAGTGGAAGTGATGAGAATGCTTCTAAGGGAAAAGGAGAATGTGGGAAAGCTGCAGATGGGCTTGGTACTTGTACCTATGTCAAAG GCATGTCTTATGTGAGAAACAAGGTAAGATTAATGAAGCCTACAAGAAGTTGCAGGATGGTTGGCTTAGCAACGGAGATAAGGTTCCTCCGAAAGAATTTGCAAAG TACTGTGGTGAAAACCTGCTGCTCTAGGCTAATGAAGTCACAAACTATGGGTGATGCCACTAGCTTTGAATTCATGAGAAGTAGAAGCGAGTTTGAGATCAACCATGAACATCCTATTATCAAGAACTCTAAATGTATGAATCTATTTTTCTCATATGTCCTAAGTCTAATGTTATAA